Proteins from one Leguminivora glycinivorella isolate SPB_JAAS2020 unplaced genomic scaffold, LegGlyc_1.1 Scaffold3, whole genome shotgun sequence genomic window:
- the LOC125242031 gene encoding tenascin-like isoform X3, which produces MYSRIFWILVFVLCTDALEIDGDGVCVNPGTRPGDEDHLMCCPQYIWDDEADVCVPDCEHGCVNGICIKPNQCVCAPPMILHNSSTPNTCKLPVCDQSCTNGNCTADNQCTCYKGHKPIDLHTCVPHCTNCSNGDCVSPNVCKCHKGYTKIDGQCKPQCKSDCRNGYCSEPDKCTCYHGYEPKGDKCEPVCEKSCQNGECIAPNTCECKLGYEPNNGHKEICIPKCSSGCSNGYCLEPEKCACNHGYELKDNVCQPVCKKSCQNGNCIAPNKCECKEGFEPKNGHNEICIPKCNSGCSNGYCTEPNKCTCKEGYEPKNGNTETCIPKCSSDCKHGYCSEPGKCSCNDGYALKDGNCQPVCKKPCKNGFCVGPNTCECNKGYEPKNGHKETCIPKCSNDCTNGYCSEPNKCTCKEGYKLNGNKCEPVCKEPCHNGNCVAPNTCKCLKGFEKSKEICLPKCDLCNNGVCIAPNECECSKGYTHTDKGCVPICEKSCVNGYCSGPNECSCNSGFTQDALDSFVCNNNCGPDMDLINGTCVSSLPSSPEMSSRNTTTTGIASIQLGWMVGGAVLLLLVVLVLVVISRLYARKSPQKTPDDGTTQSHLGPYGSVAYTVPNTLFRKDIVEEEEETNETLLEGTSAV; this is translated from the exons tCCGGGAACGCGGCCAGGAGACGAG GACCATCTAATGTGCTGCCCTCAGTACATTTGGGACGATGAGGCAGACGTATGCGTACCAGACTGCGAACACGGATGCGTAAATGGGATATGTATAAAACCAAACCAATGCGTGTGCGCACCGCCTATGATCCTCCACAACAGCTCCACCCCCAACACTTGCAAACTCCCCGTCTGTGACCAGTCTTGTACCAACGGAAACTGCACAGCCGACAACCAATGTACCTGTTATAAAGGACACAAACCAATAGATTTACATACCTGTGTCCCTCACTGTACCAACTGCTCCAACGGTGATTGCGTCAGTCCAAATGTCTGCAAATGTCATAAAGGGTACACTAAAATTGATGGTCAATGTAAGCCTCAGTGCAAAAGTGATTGCCGAAATGGTTATTGCTCAGAACCTGATAAATGCACTTGTTATCATGGATATGAACCAAAAGGTGATAAATGCGAGCCTGTCTGTGAAAAATCTTGCCAAAATGGCGAATGTATAGCACCGAACACTTGTGAATGTAAACTTGGATACGAACCAAATAATGGGCATAAAGAAATATGCATACCTAAATGCAGTAGTGGTTGTTCCAATGGATACTGCTTAGAACCCGAAAAATGCGCCTGTAATCATGGATATGAATTAAAAGATAATGTATGTCAGCCTGTATGTAAGAAATCTTGCCAAAATGGCAACTGCATAGCACCGAATAAATGTGAATGTAAAGAAGGATTTGAACCTAAGAATGGAcataatgaaatatgtataccTAAATGTAACAGTGGTTGCAGTAATGGATACTGCACAGAACCTAACAAGTGTACATGTAAAGAAGGATATGAACCTAAAAATGGGAATACAGAAACATGCATACCTAAATGCAGTAGCGATTGTAAACATGGATATTGTTCTGAACCTGGTAAATGCAGTTGTAATGATGGATATGCATTAAAAGATGGTAACTGTCAGCCTGTTTGTAAAAAACCTTGTAAAAATGGCTTCTGTGTCGGACCAAACACCTGTGAATGTAATAAGGGATATGAACCTAAAAATGGACATAAAGAAACTTGCATACCCAAATGCAGTAACGACTGTACAAACGGGTATTGCTCAGAACCTAATAAATGCACTTGTAAGGAAGGATACAAATTGAATGGCAACAAATGTGAGCCAGTTTGTAAAGAACCGTGTCATAATGGTAATTGTGTAGCACCAAATACATGCAAATGTTTGAAAGGCTTTGAGAAATCTAAAGAGATATGCTTGCCTAAATGCGATTTGTGTAACAACGGCGTCTGCATAGCTCCAAACGAATGTGAATGCAGCAAAGGTTACACGCACACAGATAAAGGTTGCGTCCCGATATGCGAGAAATCTTGCGTTAACGGGTATTGCTCCGGTCCAAATGAATGCAGCTGCAATTCAGGATTCACTCAAGATGCATTAGATTCTTTCGTCTGTAACAATAATTGCGGTCCTGACATGGATTTAATCAACGGAACCTGTGTTTCGTCTCTTCC ATCAAGCCCGGAAATGTCATCTAGAAATACGACCACTACGGG GATAGCGAGTATTCAGCTGGGGTGGATGGTAGGAGGGGCTGTGCTGCTTCTACTGGTCGTGCTAGTACTGGTGGTTATAAGCCGCCTCTATGCCAGGAAATCACCGCAAAAGACACCGGACGACGGTACGACTCAATCTCATTTAG gTCCCTACGGCAGCGTAGCGTACACCGTCCCAAACACTTTATTCCGAAAAGACATCgtcgaagaagaagaagaaacgaACGAAACTTTATTAGAAGGGACCAGTGCTGTTTAG